In Aegilops tauschii subsp. strangulata cultivar AL8/78 chromosome 3, Aet v6.0, whole genome shotgun sequence, one genomic interval encodes:
- the LOC109742801 gene encoding probable auxin efflux carrier component 5a: MIGWGDVYKVVAATAPLYFALFLGYGSVRWWRIFTREQCDAVNRLVAFFALPFFTFEFTLHTDPFQVNYRAVAADVISKAVIVAVIAVWARLLGRNGGGKGAAGWSITGFSLSTLTNSLVVGVPMARAMYGEWAQQLVVQLSVFQAIVWLTFLLFVLEVRKAAIGMYVDVGRKNVVHDAAMPESPIKADVEAAAGGGAVAVLVVGGAEEVGGKPSVWRLVKTVAHKLARNPNTYASFVGITWACVANRLHMELPSVLENSVLIMSKSGTGMAMFSMGLFMAQQEKILACGPSYAALGLALKFGLGPVAMAIGSIAVGLRGDVLRVAIIQAALPQSITSFIFAKEYGLHADVLSTAVIFGMLVSLPLLIGLYIVLELIR, from the exons ATGATCGGGTGGGGGGACGTGTACAAggtggtggcggcgacggcgCCGCTCTACTTCGCGCTGTTCCTGGGCTACGGCTCGGTGCGGTGGTGGCGCATCTTCACGCGGGAGCAGTGCGACGCCGTGAACCGCctcgtcgccttcttcgcgctgCCCTTCTTCACCTTCGAGTTCACGCTGCACACCGACCCATTCCAGGTCAACtaccgcgccgtcgccgccgacgtcATCTCCAAGGCCGTCATCGTCGCCGTCATCGCCGTCTGGGCCAGGCTCCTCGGCCGGAACGGCGGCGGCAAGGGCGCCGCCGGCTGGTCCATCACCGGCTTCTCCCTCTCCACGCTCACAAACTCGCTCGTCGTCGGCGTGCCCATGGCACGCGCCATGTACGGCGAGTGGGCGCAGCAGCTCGTCGTGCAGCTCTCCGTCTTCCAGGCCATCGTCTGGCTCACGTTCCTCCTCTTCGTGCTCGAGGTCCGGAAGGCCGCCATCGGCATGTACGTCGACGTCGGAAGGAAGAACGTCGTCCACGACGCCGCGATGCCCGAGTCGCCCATCAAGGCCGACGTCGAGgctgcggccggcggcggcgccgtggCCGTGCTGGTGGTCGGCGGCGCCGAGGAGGTGGGTGGCAAGCCGTCGGTGTGGCGGCTGGTGAAGACGGTGGCGCACAAGCTGGCGCGCAACCCCAACACCTACGCCAGCTTCGTCGGCATCACCTGGGCCTGTGTTGCCAACAG GCTACACATGGAGCTGCCAAGTGTCCTGGAGAACTCGGTGCTCATCATGTCCAAGTCAGGCACGGGGATGGCCATGTTCAGCATGG GGCTGTTCATGGCGCAGCAGGAGAAGATCCTGGCGTGCGGGCCGAGCTATGCGGCCCTGGGCCTGGCCCTCAAGTTCGGCCTCGGCCCGGTCGCCATGGCCATCGGCTCCATCGCCGTCGGCCTCCGCGGCGACGTCCTCCGGGTCGCCATCATACAG GCTGCACTACCTCAATCAATCACGTCGTTCATATTTGCAAAAGAATATGGGCTGCATGCCGACGTCCTTAGTACTGC GGTGATTTTTGGGATGCTTGTCTCCCTGCCATTGCTAATAGGACTTTATATAGTCTTAGAGCTAATTAGGTAG